From the genome of Candidatus Coatesbacteria bacterium:
GTCGACGATCGGCTCGCCCCAGGCGTAGCCGAGGATCTTATGCAGCTCGGCGTAGTCGGGGTCGTCCTTGAGTTCAGCGAGGTCCTTGTGATCGAGGCGGGGCTGGACGGACAGCTTGATACTGCGCTGCAGCCACTCGAGAGCCTGCTCGCTTTCGCCCAGCTTGGTGTAGGCCCGGGAGACGTTGAAGGCCAGCGCGTCGTTGGTCGGTGTCAACTCGAAGGCCGCCAGCCAGTCCTCGAGGGCCGCCTGGTAGTCGCCGGCTTTGAAGGCCTCCGCGGCGGTTTCGTCGAGTTCGTCGGTCTCGACGGAGGTTTCGAGCTGTTCCAGCTCGCTGCAGCCTGGAGCGGTGAAGAGCGCGAGACACAGGCCCAGCGTCAGAATCAGGTTACGCATCGGTCGCTTCCCCCTGTCGGCTTGGTCGAGGTTGTCATTCTAGCTCATCGGGCGCCGTTTCGCCAGCCTGCCGATCGGCGTCGGTTTCAGCTTCGGTCCCGGCGGGAGGCGGCGCCTCGTACATCGCGGCGGCCAGCTCCTCCAGGCGCTCAAACTCGGGGTGATCACGCAGGGGGTCGAGGTCGAAATCGTTGAAACGCTCCTGGAA
Proteins encoded in this window:
- a CDS encoding tetratricopeptide repeat protein, which gives rise to MRNLILTLGLCLALFTAPGCSELEQLETSVETDELDETAAEAFKAGDYQAALEDWLAAFELTPTNDALAFNVSRAYTKLGESEQALEWLQRSIKLSVQPRLDHKDLAELKDDPDYAELHKILGYAWGEPIVDSTMDGKTQSPILTSEGFDLYLKGEYAAALEKFERAFRLDQTNYTAAFNIACVKSLQGETQEALEWLRKTLKTVTTRYLEDHDFDDIRDTAEFRRLVDEAEDIWQPND